DNA sequence from the Falco biarmicus isolate bFalBia1 chromosome 5, bFalBia1.pri, whole genome shotgun sequence genome:
caaacataCATTCAGTCACCAAAGAAAATCCCCAGACCAAATAAATTCCAATGCTTTGCAGAAGAAGCTTTGTACTCGGTATTTAATGTTGTGGAAAAGGTTATAATTCAAAGATAATCCTGCATGTTTCATTCTTATCCTTAAGCTAAAACTTTTATTAaggatatttattttactgtggaCATAAGacagttaaagaaaaaggcagaaaaatgaaTGAGTCACTTGGCTGAAGAAGCACAGCAGCATTGAGGTCTGAATGCTATTTGTTAGCTCATGTCTAACAGTATAAAATAAGTTggaaaacaaaagtctgtttgcaatttgttttacaacctaaaatgttttccctctaaaatacaaaaattccTTGTATAAGGCTATGGCTAGTGGTCTAAACTTTCTCAGGTTTGTGAAACACTGGTCATACTCTCATCCCACAGGAATAACAGATGGGTTGTCCTTGTACACAATATGCTATCCACCTGCACTTCATTAAAGAGCTGCATTTTTGTACATGCCACACCACAAGATCACCATGATGACATAGCAGCTTCAGAGAACAGCGTGActagggctttttttctttttctttttttttttttttttttttttctctcttgtaaCACAGAGGATCTGGCAGACTTTTACCTCCTGACACTGTTTACAGCATATATTGGTCGATACAGTCCCTTATTGCATCTGCTCTGGGAATTAAGGAAAGCAGCTTCAAGGCAGTAAGGTAAGTGCTGCTGCATGTTTTAACCGTAATGTTCAGCTATTTAAGTGTAGCTGTAATGGGAATGTGAAAACATGTCAGGATAAGTTTGCCAATTTGTAAATTGAACACAAATCAACAGTTGCTTGGTGGATTTGCTTTCTCAGTTTCCTTAAAACAATCTCACGTATTTTGTGCATCAGTGTTGCtcttttttagtcttttttgtTCTACTTCAAAGAGTTGATGTACAGTACAAAGAAATTTGTAAGACTACTCACTGCTTACTTATTCATTCATAATCTATTAGTAAGAGTTCCACAGACTCGATTTCTTAAagaattttgcttcattttacaAAAAGACAAGTTATCttgatatttaaataattaatcaaGTAAACTATGAGAGGGAAATTGTaggtattttgattttctttttgctaattttaaatataatattgaaatttttaaaaattagatctTTTGCAAACTGTGTAAGTGCTTATGTTGCAGAATTAAGGTATATTTAGTTTAAGGCTGATTGAATGATAAGTTTCTATTTATCTTGTTTCACAACTTTAAAATTAAGGTAATATAGATTAGCTCCAAAATACTTTGAATAGTTTGTCTACTCTACTGTAGTAATCATTTTTCCAATGATTATTTTGTGGATATGCCATTTAGTATGTTTTGGCAAGTAGCCTGAGGaacttcacaaatattttcacacTTGTTTTGCAACGTAACAGGTTAGAACAAAAAGGCAATTAGTTCAAGCTTGCTTATGTTATAAGATGAGCATCTAGGAATCTATTCTGATTTATCTTTTGGATTCATACAGTTCAGTGCAACAGACAAGCACATGTAGAAAATCTATTTACCTTTTATACTTCTGACAGAGAAACATTTAGATATGTGAATGAAAAATCCATGAATAAAACAAGTTATCTATACTACATATGTACTTTACTGTGCTATTTTTTGTCACAAACATGCTCATATGCTCTGGCACTACAGAATTGTCacctacattttaaaatgttgttgataaagtaattaaaaacatttgatatctaattttaaaaattattttcagggtTCTGCATAGTTAAACTTTGTATACTATTTAGAAGAACTGTCAGCCTATGATATCAGGAATAAAATTTAGCATtacaaatgtaatttgaaaataGAAGAACAATATAATTGGAATTTAAAATAGCATGTTTATGATACTTTATCAGTAAGACTATAAAATGATGCAGATGTGTAAAAATACCACTGTAAAGCCAAAGAGTGTAGTCCAAGGATTCCATTACACTCTGTCTTACACTTAGAATACAGAAGCACTTAGTCCCCCATCCTTAATGTTTAGTGCTTAAATAGGACCAGATTTTGAGCTGAATTGTGTCACTAGTGACTTTGCTTTCAGAGGAGCTGCACTTATTTATACCAGCAGGGGACTGAAGGTTGAGTTTACATGTTCTCATGCAGTAATGAAGAACAGACAAAGGAAATCACACTGATTACTCATATTTCAATGATTGTTCTATCCTATGGTTTGTAATTGCTAAATCTGATGGGACTGATGCCATGGAGACGATATACAGTTGTCCTTATTCAGGGGACAGCAGCTTAATATCTAGCAGAGTGACTTTGTGGGTAATTGACTGGAGATAATGAGACATAATGGAGATAATggagataattaaaaaaaatattcatgctGTACTGTAGCAGATCAATAGGCCCTGCCTAGAGGTACTTCAGTTGAGATTATTAGTTGTCTAGAATGTGATGTGGCTTTTATCAAGtcaataaaagcaagaaaatttagAATTAGGGAAGACTTTCTAACTATGCcctgttttaaaaactgtactCTATGTTAAGCAATGCCAATAGCAAGACTGACTTACTCTGCTGGAAGGTTGCCCAGATCTGAGACCAATGCCTGGTGGTCTCTTTACAGGCTTCACAtgctttctgaaattactttaaaagaagGTTCAGAGGAATTTCTTAATCATCTCAATCTCTGAACAGTTGTTGGGTACACCAAGCCTTGTCATACTGGTGAAAATCAAAGTAAGCTCATTGACTCCAGTGATGCTAGACTCACTTTTCCAACACATCTATCTAGGtagtaagaaataaaagcaagacaCTAATCTTCACAGATAAGTATCTTGTGGAGTATCTGACAAGCAAGGTATGCCCTTAAAAAGGTGAGACCAGTCATACTGAATCACAGCAAAAGATCCCCAAGGATGTGTTTACTGACACTGAATGCCCTTCTGCTGTATGTGAACTGGAAGACCAACTATGTGAAGCAAGTACTTGATTGTTCTATTGATTTAAGATGATCATACAATGTAATAAAAATTGTTATATATAGAATTTGCAAGAACATTTGCACTATCTGAATTTCATTCGTTTCAGATCTGCTGTAGATCCATATTAGATAAAGCATACTCATGCACACATATGCATTTTTTGTTGCTTGACATGTCCAGGAGAATATGCTTTATATTTCTATTAGTTTGTTCTTTAGGTGAGTATGACAGTTAGTGTACTTTTTGCTTTAATGGACATGATCCTTGAGGAGAAGATATTTCAAACTACAAGAATCTTAACAACACACTCTACAGCAGATCATTAATCTGAGTTTGTAACTTCCTTGCCTTTTTCAAACTTCAGTCAAATTGCCACATTAAATATGAGGCAATTCAGTATATTAGGATTGCTTGATAAAGTTTAAATGGCAGAACTGCCTCTGAACATGGCCTTCAGCAAAACTGAATTTGAAAACTCTTCTGtgtcaaattttaaaaacttgggCTGTATCATCCTTCTTGTGACTTAATGAATGAACGAAGGAAGATATAAAGAATGTTTTACTTACAGCCGCAGAATGACCTGCAAATTTACATTACAAAGGCTGATTATAACAAGACAGGGACTACAGGTTTTCAGTAGTAACAATGCAATACtaacaaaattatatatttagTAGCTTTGAACAGGAAGCCTAAATTAATTAGCTTTTAATTATAAGCTTTATGTGGTAAAATTTCAAATATTGCTGAACgagattaaaaattaaagttataacttttttattccctttcacCATACAGGGACAAGACACATTGCAAAGATGACTTTAAACTCCCTACCCGTCTTTCTGTTATTGATTAGTGGCATTTTTTGTCAATATGACTATGGTCCTGGAGATGATTATGGTTATGATCCTTTTGGGCCATCCTCAGCAGTCTGTGCCCCAGAATGTAATTGTCCTTTAAGCTACCCTACTGCCATGTATTGTGACAATCTTAAACTGAAAACCATTCCAATTGTGCCAAGTGGAATAAAATACCTTTATCTTCGAAACAATATGATTGAGGGCATTGAAGAGAACACATTTGATAACGTAACAGACCTACAGTGGCTGATCCTAGATCACAACCATTTGGAAAATTCGAAAATTAAGGGAAGAGTCTTCTCTAAACTAAAGAATCTGAAGAAACTTCACATTAACTACAACAATTTGACGGAAGCAGTTGGACCACTCCCCAAAACTCTGGATGACCTGCAATTAAGTCACAACAAGATCACAAAAGTCAATCCCGGTGCACTTGAGGGGCTGGTGAATCTGACTGTCATTCACCTCCAGAACAACCAGCTGAAAGCAGATTCTATTTCTGGGGCTTTTAAAGGCCTGAATTCACTTTTGTATCTTGACTTAAGTTTCAATCAACTTACAAAGCTACCAACAGGACTGCCTCATTCCTTACTCATGCTGTATTTTGATAATAACCAGATCTCCAATGTTCCCAATGAGTACTTCCAGGGTTTTAAAGCCTTGCAATATTTACGTTTATCCCACAATAAATTAACAGATTCTGGAATACCAGGCAATGTTTTCAATATCACGTCACTGGTTGAGTTGGATCTCTCCTTCAATCAGCTGAAGAGCATTCCAACTGTCAGTGAGAACCTCGAAAACTTCTACCTCCAAGTCAACAAAATTAACAGTGAGTtaaatttgtgtattttcattaatatttactATGGGCTAGACACTGATGGACAATGCAAGTGTCTGAAAGGGTAGATCAACCAGCCTGAAGAAATGGTATTGGTTGGACTGTTAGCACACTGACATTTCTCTGACTGTTGTCCACATTAATGTTAAAAGAGAGATATTTATCTGATAGCTACTCAAATTACCTAAAGAGAGAAATCTCTGGTTTTATACTAACTTGGGTATTATTGGTCAAATTCTCATCTTGTGTAAATTAGAGTAACTCCATAGAAGCAAGAGCAGTTGTCTTACacaactgaggaaaaaacaatgGGAAAAGTTTGATCAGTGTGGAAGATCCAAATGTCAGCAAAAAAGAGACAGATGGCAGCTGAGGATCTGACTGTGGTATGTGTAACCTTTCAGGATGCTGGTTATAAAAGTGCTAGAGggtggagagagggagaagacaAAAAATTCATAAGGTATCAGCCACAAAGCACAATGAAAAAGATACAACAAAGTAGCTGCTttgttctctttcctccctcctcctatGCAGTGTCCCTCCAAACCCATCTCGAAATCCAAAGAGCTAcagctattttaattttcattcccACTTCCCACATTGTATGATCAGGTGGCAAGCTTTTTCCATTCAATCAtgatttgaaaaaatgtttcttctgaagTCAATAAATGTCACACCTTGCATGAGATCATGTAGGTTTCTACTGAGACAGGGCTTTTACAGAGCTCTCCTAATCCTCAGGTGGGAAGGAGATGTTGGAGAGCTGGAGGGGCCTTACCACCATGTCAGAAGCTCTCCAGCCGTACCTATGTCAGTGGTGGTCCCTGGTGTGACATCATGTTGCCAGCTGGCATAAAGTAAACCATAAACATGTCTCTTTTGTTTGCCTGCTTGTATCCATCAGGGGTTTAGGATATCGGTGTTAACTCTTCCATACATAGCTAAGTCCATACAGATGTAGCTTCTAAAGTCAAATATTTGAGTGCAGAACTTACCAGAGGACAAGACCTTTTGAAACGTTTTGTATTTGCTATGCTTCACAGTTTCCTCAATGTTATGATTCACACACCACCCTCCACCACCCCCATTACATCTCAGTTCCTTGTTTTGATGAGAGGGGATGGTGTGAGGAGTGGATGAGCACCAGCTACTGCTGCACTGTCATTGCTACCCTATGAACAGACCCAAGAGAACTCACTCTACTGGTTTTTGCTTAACCATAAAATCTAGCAGACTTCAATAATAACTTTTCTTGACTATCTGATTTCAcaggtataatattgtgtttcTTAGGATGCTAACTGACAATGTGAGACAAAATTTAGTTAGGAATAAGCATTGTGATCAAAGCCTTTGTAGTTCACTATTCATTACACCTGACCATACAGTGAGTGCTTAGTCTTTGTAAAAATTGACTGTTCTTTGAGCATTTGGGCCTCAAACAAAGgaccagtttctttttttaatgttggggttttttttaatttgccagAGATTTTTGTAAGGATGACTGTAAACAAGGCAAGCTTCCCTTCCATACTATGGCCCATGGTACAATACTGTGAGATAGAGACTTCTGTTTTAGGGGTAATGATTTGCCTTTAAATGTACAAAAGGTATAATCTTCCAGCTTATGCTTACATAATCTAAAGTTTTCATTTATACTGAAATTtaacttaaatatatttctccAGAGTTCTTAATTTGTTAGTGTACCTTTTTCTCAGGTACCTTTAGGTGAGcaataaacatttatatttgtCTAAGAAAGAGTAGTCTGATTCCAACTCTGGTAATaccagaaagaaaggaaatatttcttatgTTATTGTCCATGAGtttcattaaagaaattacATGTTTGAGAAATACCCCTATTTGAGTGACTTCAAACTTTTTGAACAAGAGTTGATtaacatatatattaaaaaaattatagcagAATTGGCTTCATTATGTTCATTATGTTTTCATCTGTGGTGTGTGGAGCAGTGGTCAAAGTGGATAGCAATCTGGAGTGAAGACAAATTCAGAGTAACTCCTCTGATCTCTAATTAAATGAAGCACATCCATTATATTAAATGTAAGTTAAGTATCAACTGTATACGCTATCTACTGTACTTGATGCTTGTTGGATCTCCAAGCTCAAACCTACACAGTACCTTCTAAactgaaacttcttttttttaatattttttattagtaGTAATTTAGAGGGTggaattttctgtttaataacaACAGTGGCTCACTACCATGCTCTAAGATGCTATTAGGATgacatatatgtatacacacacacacatacttgTTTTGTAGACTCCTCAAGgcaaaaagaaactgcaggatAGAAAAAGGAATCAAAAAGTTTCAGTGACACAAGAAGAGGGTTCAAATGCAGACTTCTCCATATTTAATTTGTGCTTGTAAAGGGTTAAGGAGAGAGTTGTTGCTTCCACAGGAAACCCCACCAGGAACATACAATGTGAATGGAGTATAACAAGGGGGAATGTGAAAATAATCTGCTCCAGTCTATCAGCTGGATCAGTACCTGTACCATAATTGTACTTATTCTAAACAAAGTTATTTGTGCAGGGGCTTTATGGTCTGTTACCTGGCTCACTGCACCAAtctcaaaaggatttttttacaATGGCCTAGGAAGATACAACTCACACATGACTACTGTGGGACCACAGACCCCCAAGGATGAGTATAGGATTTCAGATTCCATTAGGGCTACCCCCGGTATTGCACACCTGAATAAGGAACATTTGCACAGTTAATCTTCCTCTAAAGATTAGCTAAAGGCTGCTTACACTCATGAGGTACAAGGCATACGCTCTCACCCCTAGCACATAATAAGAAATGAATTCTGTCTAAAATATAAGTGTTTCTAGGCTCCTGTTTTGCCCTATAGATataggagaggagagaggatgCCTGTtcccgatttttttttttatttttttaccccaggtattttaaattttcaagtACTTTGTTAGAATATCAGAATTTCTTATGGCAACAGACATTTTTagtgagaaaataataattcaaatgaaaatcaaattttcATCCAAACCTTCTTATTCTTAATGTCTGGCTCATTCAGGAATTCTGTGTTGGGAAAATATGAATGCCATACTAGAGGCAAAATTCCAGGTACACTGCCTTTGAACCTGAATACTGTAAATTCAAGAAGACATTTAAACACCTGAAACATTAATAAGCATAATAAGGAAGGAAGTAAGCCACTGACACATTTTGTGCAACATTGCTCTAGTCTAACTAATTGGAGTTCCCATATAGATCATATAGGTAACAACACATCAAGTGTTTTCACAAGACTCACTTATATTATTTTCTGCTAGTGGAGAATACAATTAGAAAACcaacatttttaatatgcttCTAAAACCTGACAATTATATTaactgtataaaaaaataatacacaaaCGTAGTGCGCACCAAATGTTGGAGACAAATCCCACTGAAGCCCAAGATGGAGCTTCCTTGACTTCTGTGAGGACTAGATCTGCATCCGCTTCCAAAGTGTTTTCAGTCTCATAAATAGTCAGCACATATAAGTATTTTGGTAACACAGATAAATTTTGTGGTTTACATGCATGAAGTTACATCCTTTGAATAATCAGACATCTACTGAAGTATAAGAACACCTTGTTTTGCAACCAGAAGTATTTATGCTCAAAAGTAAcaatatggaaagaaaacaaatcagcaaaTTTATAAAGTTTTTAAATGTCTAGCTTCAACAAAGTATACTTACCATGTCATTCCTGAATGTCAAGAAAATGgataaaaaatatctgtattagAATTCATGTTTATCctaatctttaaaaattacaccCAAACTATCTGCAGAAAAGTGGACCTAAATAGTTAATGGTATAGCCTGTAGGCCAAGCAAATACATTCAAAGTCTCAGGAACTTATGTTTTCATTCAGCAAAATTCCACACAGATCCAATCCTATAAACATCTCTCAGATTATATGATTCTAAATTTCACAGGAATCATCAGTTCACTTTAGCTGGTACATTCTGAATTGGAAGAGTATTACAATTTGTCTGCAATCTTAAAATTATACTGTATTGCAATATGGACTGCCTAATAAATGTGCCATTAAGGACACATTTTATCTCTTACCCTTCCAAAAGAAAGCTGTACAATATACAAAATCTACGAAACTTTTTTGATTTTCTTAATCAAATTGGTGATCAGCATCTAATGTTTGAAGTACATTTCCTCAATCTCTATGCAAAACAACTTATTTTGTGAAAGACACACAAATCTTTACCCATTCTCCAACATCACTTCTCTGTGTCCAAAAAATTACCTAAGTTCTCATGCTTTAAAGAGCTGTGTGCACAGATGGGTGCATATTTGCACTTGGTTAACACAAGCCATGTTTCATCAATGATAGATGGTTATTGTAATGCCAGTTCTGAAAGAATCCTATTGAAGTTAAAGTGGAGATATGAAAGACATTTCCTCCACTTCCTTTAACACTACAACATATTTTCGGCCATCACCGTATCTTAAATAATCATGCAGAAAAGATATCTAAGGTGGTGTTTTCAAAAGTTCATAAATGACGTATGATTGGTAGTTAAAATGGTATCTGATTTTGATAAAACTACCTTGATTTCTCAGAAGTTATGGGAGCTAGTCCTTTGCAACATAAAATCAACTGAAGATACCAAATTTGTCTGCATGCTAGTGACTGGGTTTCTTAAAGGAGTccctttaaagtattttctgtgtgaGTTCAATTGATGTCAATGGCCTGAAGAACAAGCCTCTTCAGACTGCTTTAATAGTGATTTAGTTTTTCAATGGACTAATCCTTTGTCTGACTCAAAGTAAACATGGGTGAGAGTGAAGGACCATCCTTGCAGAGTTCACAATGTGATATGCAGGGAACATCAGGTTTAATCACATACATTCTCTCTTGAGGATAGATCTTGGCATGACAGGGATGTATAACATACGTATGTGTATGCTTATGTATACTGAGCACAGAACTCTGCTTCATGAAAATTCTGGCCTAAGTTTAATATACTCATAAGAGACAAGACATAGTTTTCCATTCAAGACCTGTTTGGTGTTATGTGAACCAAATAATACTTCaactgaataaagaaaatatatatatcatgATCTATACATTACaataaaaattttttaaaatatttttttacatttctactAATCTTCTAATCCCACTGTTCTGGAAAGGTTCAActataaaatttaaatgtaaaactcCTCCCCAACCCCAGCCCGAAACTTCATTTTGAAGCTAGTAAAACACAATGACgcatgaaaaataatatttgacaCAGACACCTATTGGACTGTCTGTTCTTAAGGGTAGGGCCATATCATGGTTTCAGTTTCTCCAGAAATGTTTTACTTCCCTCAGTATCTTATGTAGCACTGTTTTACGCTTCCATCGTAATGTACCCAGCATAATTGATTCTTCCCTCTGCATCCCCACTAAAACTGGAAActcattttttacctttttttctaaatgcaggACTAGACCTCTATATGAAATCTAAAGTCTTAAAAATCAAGTGGGAGCACATAGCGCTTGAAAAACTCAGTCTTGAAATTCTGAACCTCTCACAACTAATGGAAAGAACCTTTCCTAACACAAGCCCCTCTAGTTTATTTAAACTCATGGCAAATTGTATCAGTGGATatgcaaaatactgaaaaatagtaGAATAAATGAAGGTCaaaatttccaaataaaatttataaaaagcagaaaaataatgtttttcccCTATTTGCCCTAATTAttcacactttcttttcttcatgttcCCTTTGTTTCAGAGTTCCCGTTGAGCAGCTTCTGTAAGGTTGTTGGGCCAATGACCTATTCCAAGATCACACATTTGCGGCTGGATGGAAACAATCTGACTCGGGCTGACCTGCCACAGGAAATGTACAACTGCCTTCGGGTGGCAGCTGAGGTTTCACTGGAGTGAGATACCTAGGAGCACCCAGTTCCCCTCTAGGGGCAGTAACTACAGGAATTACATCATGATAGCTCTTTAAAATTaggaaaagccttttaaaaaaagtgtcaaTCTGCATATTATCCATTCTGTTTGTTAATATTTAGCATGCACTTGGCAACTTTAAGGAAATGTGCCCATATTTTTACAAACAGTTGTGTTTAGAAAGTGAAAGAATGACCAAACATGGTGCAAAATCTGCCTTCATATGGCTGGTATGTTGATTAAAAACATTCAATTTGACATAAATCTATGGCCATGCATGCAATACATGCCAGCTGATACCAGACATACATGGTAGCCAGGTGGGTTTCATCAGAGGGCTGAGCAGTATAGGCTAGCCTGTGTAAATACAAGACTCCTCTGCAACCAATCATCATTCATGCCTTTTTCATGTTGTTATcaattacaaaggaaaaaaatatttgaaaatctaagaacaatttaaagtgtatgaaaatatgttttcagagCCCATGAcattattaaattaattcaatatATGAAAGATAACAgggaaacaaacatttttcaggtTAAAACATTGTTTACTCTTCTTTTGgtcatattttcatttaaactttCATGGTTAAGATTTTTTATCCATTGCTGGTATAgatgttatttcaaaataagtcatatatgcaaatatttttattcaattaCTTGCATGCTACTTTTAACCAGATTGTAGAAATAAAACATAGCAAATAGTATTTTTGTGTCCATAGCATTGTCACTCTtttataaattgaaaaaaaataatcaggttaAGACAAGATAACCAAAGCTGTTccattattattaaaatttattgtaaggttaaataaactgttttctctACTTTCAAGCTTCAATATGTTTGTAAACATATAATTTAACATATGCCACTGCACTTGTGTTGGCCATTAGGTCGATGTCTTATGGAGTCTGCCGTATGGGAGTCAGTGTACTATGAAATAGTGCAAATTAAATTCTCAGTATTGTCAAAAGGACAATGAAATTTCTTAGAAACTGTGGGCAATGAGTAAAATCCAGCCACAGCTACTCATGATAGAGACATAGTAGATATTCTACCTGGGAATGAATAGTCCAAATGTTGTCAGCATCTTGGAACACACATGGAAATAAATGTGTTAGTAACTGAGAGCCATAAATGACTTGCTTGCAAACACAGATCATCCCACGGGTACTATTTTCCTTTCAAGTACTAAACTACTAAACACTCACACAGAAACTCTTCTAGTTTCTatagcaaaagcagaaatggtcagctttgggggaaaaaaaaacaaaaacaaaaaccaaaaaacagaaaaaaacccatcccaCACCAAACCATTTAGTTGGCACATTGTCAATTCCAGATGTTGGCACATTGTCAATTCCAGATATTAAGAATCAATACACAATTCACAAAGAAATCTGGGACTAAAATAAAAGGGGAGATGCAAGACACAATAGAAATATTTCCTTACTCATCTTCATCATTTTGGAACTCAGAagtgttactgctttttttacCCACATACAGGAAGGATTGAAAGTAACCTTTGTTAAAAGTAAGGTAGAATTTTCATAGAAGAATAAAAGCTAAAGCTGGGGCTTTCTGAACACATCAAAGTGGGAATCACTATGGAATAGCACCTAGGCATCATAACAtaggagaagaagaaagatgtgCATGCAAAAAAGCCCAAAGAATAGAAAAAGATACAGGAAACATCATTCAACCATTTCCAGAGAGATTTTGACACAACTGTCCCcttcacaggaaaatacactAAAGACTAAGACCTTTAGAGAACAAACTGGTATTGAGATGTGTCACCGCATAGCTTTGATCTAGCAAACAGGACAGAAACATATCCTTCTTTTGAGTTTGTTTCAGTAAACCAGTTACCTttatgcaaaatgaaacagtgtGCACACTGACACTGAGAACAGTCCACCTCAGGATAGATCAAAATATGTTGCTTATGGTGCTTTCTACCCTTATGTTGCAAATAAAGCATCCACAGATGTCCACAAGCTATTTTGAAGTCTGTTCAAGGGGTACAATCGGAAAAATCCCTCTCAAAATTGCAAACAGTACCAATGACCTTCCTCAGAAACCGAAGAACCTTAACCTTGCAAAGAGCACTTGgacaactaagaaaaaaatggcatttggcAGTAAGTTTTTATCTTAAACACCTTTGTCCTGCAGTTCAGAAATCCCCAGTTAGCTGGAGAGGGATAACATTACACAGCTTGTTCTTCACAGTACCTGTGAAAAAACAGGAGCAGAAGGTCATTCTGGTAAAGGAGAAATGGAACACAGTACCTTTTTGCTTTCACATTGTAAGACACAGAAgcaaatttctgcttctgcattaACTAATTCATCTAAATCACACTATGAAGACTGTATAAGTTCCTGATCTCTACATATCTTACAGAaactaataattaaaaatatacatgtacCCTAGTTCTCAGTTTATAAAAGTGACATGAATTGTTTTCTAGGCACTAGGCAGAAATGTAGGTGTTTGGGAACACTTAACAGAGCTAGAGCCTTGGGAAATGAGTGGCTGCATCTTGCAATTTCTGCCCTTCCTGGAAGGGAAGGTGATGGATCTTGGTTATAAACCCCTCAGCATTCTGGATACCAGAAGACATGATGCATACATCCCTGTTCCCACCTAACCTGATGATATCATAAAAGACTTATGTGTACAGGTGCAAACTTGTTACTTAAAAGCAGGCAGACATGAAGCTGCAGTAACATGGAGACAGCGAGATGGTAAATTAGCCTGAACTACACTGTTTGGGGCTGCATAACATGCAGCCTATAG
Encoded proteins:
- the LUM gene encoding lumican, producing MTLNSLPVFLLLISGIFCQYDYGPGDDYGYDPFGPSSAVCAPECNCPLSYPTAMYCDNLKLKTIPIVPSGIKYLYLRNNMIEGIEENTFDNVTDLQWLILDHNHLENSKIKGRVFSKLKNLKKLHINYNNLTEAVGPLPKTLDDLQLSHNKITKVNPGALEGLVNLTVIHLQNNQLKADSISGAFKGLNSLLYLDLSFNQLTKLPTGLPHSLLMLYFDNNQISNVPNEYFQGFKALQYLRLSHNKLTDSGIPGNVFNITSLVELDLSFNQLKSIPTVSENLENFYLQVNKINKFPLSSFCKVVGPMTYSKITHLRLDGNNLTRADLPQEMYNCLRVAAEVSLE